The following are encoded in a window of Impatiens glandulifera chromosome 5, dImpGla2.1, whole genome shotgun sequence genomic DNA:
- the LOC124938506 gene encoding probable phytol kinase 1, chloroplastic — protein sequence MMISATLSTVASRNVAVICLTAKSSLTRIDRIAPLYDFNPIHERTSLKTALCRQFPHRLNWHRVRDSKLRSSSVSVLAAVGNSGDILHDVGATALVMAGAYALVFVFDYLTQRSFIEQNLSRKLVHILSGLLFMFSWPIFSTATEARYFASLVPLANCLRLVFYGLSLSNDERLIKSVTREGKAEELLRGPLYYVLVLIACGVIFWRDSPIGVISLAMMCGGDGIADIIGRRFGSLKLPYNRNKSLAGSMSMFVFGFLVSIGMLFYFSSIIGYFELDWIGTIEKVALISLVATIVESLPTAGRIDDNISVPLSSMLIGMMCFKGI from the exons ATGATGATATCAGCTACTCTCTCTACAGTAGCGTCAAGAAATGTTGCCGTAATTTGCTTAACCGCCAAATCCAGTCTCACTAGAATTGATCGCATAGCACCTCTGTATGATTTCAATCCAATTCACGAACGAACGAGCTTGAAAACCGCTTTGTGCCGGCAGTTTCCTCACCGTCTCAACTGGCACCGTGTCAGGGATTCCAAATTAAGGTCATCCTCTGTTTCTGTGCTCGCCGCAGTTGGAAATAGTGGAGATATCCTTCACGACGTCGGCGCGACTGCACTGGTAATGGCAGGCGCATATGCTTTGGTCTTCGTCTTTGATTATCTCACTCAGCGCTCTTTCATCGAACAA AACTTGAGCAGGAAACTGGTTCACATATTATCAGGATTGCTTTTCATGTTTTCCTGGCCAATATTCAG CACTGCAACAGAAGCTCGATATTTCGCATCTCTAGTTCCACTTGCAAATTGCTTAAGGCTTGTTTTTTATGGCCTTTCCCTTTCAAATGATGAACGCCTGATAAAATCTGTTACTCGCGAAGGAAAAGCAGA AGAATTACTAAGAGGTCCTCTATACTATGTTCTTGTACTTATAGCTTGTGGTGTAATCTTCTGGCGCGATTCACCGATTGGAGTGATCTCCTTAGCCATGATGTGTGGTGGTGACG GCATTGCTGATATAATAGGAAGAAGATTTGGGTCATTGAAGCTTCCTTATAACAGAAACAAGAGCTTGGCTGGGAGCATGTCAATGTTTGTCTTCGGTTTCCTAGTTTCCATAGG GATGTTGTTCTACTTCTCTTCTATCATCGGGTACTTTGAGTTGGATTGGATTGGGACAATCGAAAAAGTTGCCCTGATTTCTTTGGTTGCGACGATTGTGGAATCTCTTCCAACAGCTGGAAGAATAGATGACAATATATCTGTTCCACTGTCAAGTATGCTCATAGGGATGATGTGCTTTAAAGGTATTTAG
- the LOC124939789 gene encoding protein KRTCAP2 homolog, with protein MAGTTGSSMLYSLLLFILILSLQQMYRVKLASSEVFTILGGFTSSLLFTVLLTFIGNYQETIGAKTGWGTVILAETVALIAAGTVHRVCVTTCFLFSAGILYEVNKLSGMKLSKIDSKTKRI; from the exons ATGGCAGGGACGACAGGAAGTTCAATGTTATACTCACTTCTCCTATTCATTCTCATCCTGTCCCTTCAACAAATGTATAGAGTGAAACTAGCCTCATCTGAGGTGTTCACCATACTTGGCGGTTTTACCAGCTCTCTCTTGTTCACGGTGTTGCTAACA TTCATTGGGAATTACCAAGAGACAATTGGTGCGAAGACTGGATGGGGTACAG TAATCTTGGCAGAGACAGTTGCTCTTATCGCTGCAGGCACTGTTCATCGTGTCTGCGTCACAACATG CTTCTTGTTCTCAGCTGGAATTCTTTACGAGGTTAATAAGCTATCAGGAATGAAGCTTTCGAAGATTGATTCCAAGACAAAGAGGATCTGA
- the LOC124939657 gene encoding auxin-responsive protein SAUR36-like: MGKIHGFRLKRRRRSGYKRYIRPPPMNRARSISRIFNSLKKKAMSFCSCKPSNSRRGYVPLNNAADDDKLSVPPKGYMAVYVGQRDGGGDGFHEFTIPVIYLNHPLFGELLRESQDEFGFNHPGKITIPCKVSDFENVQTRIAAAAGGRRKLTKW, encoded by the coding sequence ATGGGTAAGATTCACGGATTCAGGCTTAAACGCCGACGACGATCCGGTTATAAACGCTACATCCGGCCGCCGCCGATGAACAGAGCGCGTTCAATCTCGCGTATATTTAACTCTCTCAAGAAAAAAGCCATGTCCTTTTGTTCATGCAAACCGAGTAACTCGAGACGGGGATATGTTCCATTGAACAACGCCGCTGACGACGATAAGCTGTCGGTGCCGCCGAAAGGCTATATGGCTGTTTACGTCGGCCAAAGAGACGGCGGCGGCGATGGATTTCATGAGTTTACGATTCCGGTTATATATTTGAATCATCCGTTATTCGGAGAGTTGTTGAGAGAATCACAGGATGAATTTGGGTTTAATCATCCTGGCAAAATTACTATTCCTTGTAAGGTGtctgattttgaaaatgttcaAACCAGGATTGCCGCCGCCGCTGGTGGTCGCCGGAAATTAACCAAGTGGTGA
- the LOC124937537 gene encoding plasmodesmata-located protein 8-like isoform X1, translating to MKASNSITNKKLKSPNNKKIYYSSMPKPLFFIFIFIFYLLLPIIFNNNNYHYVKYVKASNNNNRYIYAACSSEPEKFEPNSPYESNLRNLLTSLVTSSSQSLYGSFSIANETSTDIYGLYQCRGDLRLRECLGCVENVASQVQLACPNAYGASLQFEECLIRYDKTNFLGMLDTELRYKKCGKSVGGGDPEFFKRRDDVLLDLTVSSGFRISKAGLVEGFAQCNGDLTASDCSVCLADAVQKIKTVCGSAEAADIFLGQCYARCWASGYYDSSPDSSGDDQVGKTVAIIVGVVAGLAVLIILLSVCRKSLAKK from the exons ATGAAAGCATCTAATAGCATTACCAATAAGAAATTGAAATCACCcaataacaagaaaatatattattcatcaATGCCTAAAcctttgttcttcatcttcatcttcatcttctatcttCTTCTTCCCATCATATTCAACAACAACAATTATCATTATGTCAAGTATGTCAAAGCCAGTAACAACAACAATCGCTACATTTACGCGGCCTGCAGCTCTGAACCGGAAAAATTCGAGCCAAACTCCCCTTACGAATCAAACCTGCGCAATCTGCTAACTTCCCTCGTAACATCTTCCTCTCAAAGCCTCTACGGAAGCTTTTCCATCGCCAACGAAACCTCAACAGACATTTACGGTCTCTACCAATGTCGAGGCGATCTTAGGCTGAGAGAATGTTTGGGATGTGTTGAAAATGTAGCCAGTCAGGTTCAATTGGCATGTCCAAATGCTTATGGTGCCAGCCTCCAGTTTGAGGAATGCTTAATCAGATACGACAAAACCAACTTTCTAGGAATGTTGGACACTGAACTCAG gtacaagAAGTGTGGGAAAAGCGTGGGCGGAGGAGACCCGGAGTTCTTCAAGAGAAGAGATGATGTCTTGTTGGACTTGACAGTTTCTTCGGGGTTTCGAATCAGCAAGGCGGGGCTGGTGGAGGGATTCGCGCAATGTAATGGGGACTTAACTGCCTCGGACTGTTCGGTTTGTCTGGCTGATGCGGTTCAGAAAATCAAGACGGTTTGTGGGTCAGCTGAGGCTGCGGATATTTTCTTGGGTCAGTGCTATGCTAGGTGTTGGGCTTCCGGTTATTACGACTCTTCTCCAg ATTCTTCGGGCGATGATCAAGTTGGGAAGACGGTTGCGATAATTGTTGGGGTGGTGGCCGGCCTAGCGGTCCTCATAATTCTTCTTTCGGTTTGTCGGAAATCACTGGCGAAAAAGTAA
- the LOC124937537 gene encoding plasmodesmata-located protein 8-like isoform X2: protein MKASNSITNKKLKSPNNKKIYYSSMPKPLFFIFIFIFYLLLPIIFNNNNYHYVKYVKASNNNNRYIYAACSSEPEKFEPNSPYESNLRNLLTSLVTSSSQSLYGSFSIANETSTDIYGLYQCRGDLRLRECLGCVENVASQVQLACPNAYGASLQFEECLIRYDKTNFLGMLDTELRYKKCGKSVGGGDPEFFKRRDDVLLDLTVSSGFRISKAGLVEGFAQCNGDLTASDCSVCLADAVQKIKTVCGSAEAADIFLGQCYARCWASGYYDSSPGFEFLYRFFGR, encoded by the exons ATGAAAGCATCTAATAGCATTACCAATAAGAAATTGAAATCACCcaataacaagaaaatatattattcatcaATGCCTAAAcctttgttcttcatcttcatcttcatcttctatcttCTTCTTCCCATCATATTCAACAACAACAATTATCATTATGTCAAGTATGTCAAAGCCAGTAACAACAACAATCGCTACATTTACGCGGCCTGCAGCTCTGAACCGGAAAAATTCGAGCCAAACTCCCCTTACGAATCAAACCTGCGCAATCTGCTAACTTCCCTCGTAACATCTTCCTCTCAAAGCCTCTACGGAAGCTTTTCCATCGCCAACGAAACCTCAACAGACATTTACGGTCTCTACCAATGTCGAGGCGATCTTAGGCTGAGAGAATGTTTGGGATGTGTTGAAAATGTAGCCAGTCAGGTTCAATTGGCATGTCCAAATGCTTATGGTGCCAGCCTCCAGTTTGAGGAATGCTTAATCAGATACGACAAAACCAACTTTCTAGGAATGTTGGACACTGAACTCAG gtacaagAAGTGTGGGAAAAGCGTGGGCGGAGGAGACCCGGAGTTCTTCAAGAGAAGAGATGATGTCTTGTTGGACTTGACAGTTTCTTCGGGGTTTCGAATCAGCAAGGCGGGGCTGGTGGAGGGATTCGCGCAATGTAATGGGGACTTAACTGCCTCGGACTGTTCGGTTTGTCTGGCTGATGCGGTTCAGAAAATCAAGACGGTTTGTGGGTCAGCTGAGGCTGCGGATATTTTCTTGGGTCAGTGCTATGCTAGGTGTTGGGCTTCCGGTTATTACGACTCTTCTCCAg GCTTTGAATTCTTGTATAGATTCTTCGGGCGATGA
- the LOC124937536 gene encoding pentatricopeptide repeat-containing protein At1g07740, mitochondrial-like isoform X1, producing MTISQANSFNKKLFSVPCSCFSTIQFHTSRSSKPSTRIQTTPEPIPFITDVKEVDNPDEALSLFHHYQQMGFKHDYPSCSALIYKLAKSRYFDEIKTLLSYIKDYNIRCQEAIFIALIRHYGKSNLPEQAVALFGEMTSFNCVRTLQSFNTLLNVLVSNCKFEEARHMFISASDMGFRRNVVTFNIMIKGFLDMGEWDLARQLFDEMPEKRIQPNVITYNCLIGYMCKKSNLDGAMCLFDEMSKKRKRPDAVTYAILMEGLCSIGKFNEAKKMMFDMEYQGCKASLKNYGVLMSDLGRRGMVEEAKAMFLDMKRRRIRPDVVIYNILINYLCKEGKASEAYKLLVEMQVRGIEPIAVTYRTMVDGFCQLGNFEDGLRILSLMLTNKHCPRLETFCTLFGGLVRCGKLEDASFVLEVMDKRKMRFDLEIWKTMVNEFCGGSDEEVSVGLVTELIAGSGLLFRQ from the exons ATGACCATTTCTCAGGCAAATTCATTCAACAAGAAACTCTTCTCTGTTCCTTGTTCTTGTTTTTCTACTATTCAATTTCACACTTCTCGTTCATCTAAACCTAGCACAAGGATTCAAACCACCCCCGAACCAATCCCATTCATTACTGATGTCAAAGAAGTGGACAACCCAGATGAAGCTCTCTCCCTTTTTCATCATTACCAGCAAATGGGATTCAAACATGATTACCCATCTTGCTCTGCTCTCATTTACAAGCTTGCAAAATCCCGTTACTTCGATGAAATCAAAACCCTTCTTTCTTACATCAAAGACTACAATATTCGTTGCCAAGAAGCTATCTTCATTGCGCTTATTCGTCATTACGGCAAATCGAACCTACCCGAGCAGGCTGTTGCACTCTTTGGTGAGATGACATCGTTCAATTGTGTACGTACATTACAGTCTTTCAATACCCTACTTAATGTTCTGGTTAGTAATTGTAAATTTGAAGAGGCGAGACACATGTTCATCTCTGCTTCCGATATGGGTTTTAGACGAAATGTAGTTACTTTCAATATTATGATAAAAGGGTTTCTTGATATGGGTGAATGGGACCTAGCCCGTCAACTGTTTGATGAAATGCCTGAGAAAAGAATTCAACCAAATGTGATTACTTATAATTGTTTGATAGGGTATATGTGTAAGAAAAGTAATCTCGACGGGGCTATgtgtttgtttgatgaaatgTCGAAGAAAAGGAAACGCCCTGATGCTGTCACGTATGCTATATTGATGGAGGGTTTGTGCTCAATAGGGAAGTTTAATGAAGCGAAGAAGATGATGTTTGACATGGAGTATCAAGGTTGTAAGGCCTCCTTGAAAAATTATGGCGTTTTAATGAGTGATCTTGGAAGGAGGGGTATGGTTGAAGAAGCTAAAGCTATGTTTCTCGATATGAAGAGAAGACGAATTAGACCGGATGTAGTGATATAcaatatattgataaattatcTCTGCAAGGAAGGTAAAGCTTCTGAGGCTTACAAGCTTTTGGTGGAGATGCAAGTGAGAGGGATTGAACCGATTGCGGTTACTTATAGGACAATGGTTGATGGGTTTTGTCAACTTGGAAACTTTGAAGACGGTTTGAGGATTCTAAGCTTAATGTTGACGAACAAGCATTGCCCGCGGCTGGAAACGTTTTGCACATTGTTTGGTGGACTGGTTAGATGTGGGAAGCTAGAAGATGCTAGCTTTGTGTTAGAAGTGATGGATAAGAGGAAAATGAGATTTGATTTGGAGATTTGGAAGACAATGGTGAATGAATTTTGTGGTGGATCTGATGAAGAAGTTTCAGTTGGACTTGTGACTGAATTGATTGCTGGCTCTG GCTTACTTTTTCGCCAGTGA
- the LOC124937536 gene encoding pentatricopeptide repeat-containing protein At1g07740, mitochondrial-like isoform X2, whose product MTISQANSFNKKLFSVPCSCFSTIQFHTSRSSKPSTRIQTTPEPIPFITDVKEVDNPDEALSLFHHYQQMGFKHDYPSCSALIYKLAKSRYFDEIKTLLSYIKDYNIRCQEAIFIALIRHYGKSNLPEQAVALFGEMTSFNCVRTLQSFNTLLNVLVSNCKFEEARHMFISASDMGFRRNVVTFNIMIKGFLDMGEWDLARQLFDEMPEKRIQPNVITYNCLIGYMCKKSNLDGAMCLFDEMSKKRKRPDAVTYAILMEGLCSIGKFNEAKKMMFDMEYQGCKASLKNYGVLMSDLGRRGMVEEAKAMFLDMKRRRIRPDVVIYNILINYLCKEGKASEAYKLLVEMQVRGIEPIAVTYRTMVDGFCQLGNFEDGLRILSLMLTNKHCPRLETFCTLFGGLVRCGKLEDASFVLEVMDKRKMRFDLEIWKTMVNEFCGGSDEEVSVGLVTELIAGSGNGIK is encoded by the exons ATGACCATTTCTCAGGCAAATTCATTCAACAAGAAACTCTTCTCTGTTCCTTGTTCTTGTTTTTCTACTATTCAATTTCACACTTCTCGTTCATCTAAACCTAGCACAAGGATTCAAACCACCCCCGAACCAATCCCATTCATTACTGATGTCAAAGAAGTGGACAACCCAGATGAAGCTCTCTCCCTTTTTCATCATTACCAGCAAATGGGATTCAAACATGATTACCCATCTTGCTCTGCTCTCATTTACAAGCTTGCAAAATCCCGTTACTTCGATGAAATCAAAACCCTTCTTTCTTACATCAAAGACTACAATATTCGTTGCCAAGAAGCTATCTTCATTGCGCTTATTCGTCATTACGGCAAATCGAACCTACCCGAGCAGGCTGTTGCACTCTTTGGTGAGATGACATCGTTCAATTGTGTACGTACATTACAGTCTTTCAATACCCTACTTAATGTTCTGGTTAGTAATTGTAAATTTGAAGAGGCGAGACACATGTTCATCTCTGCTTCCGATATGGGTTTTAGACGAAATGTAGTTACTTTCAATATTATGATAAAAGGGTTTCTTGATATGGGTGAATGGGACCTAGCCCGTCAACTGTTTGATGAAATGCCTGAGAAAAGAATTCAACCAAATGTGATTACTTATAATTGTTTGATAGGGTATATGTGTAAGAAAAGTAATCTCGACGGGGCTATgtgtttgtttgatgaaatgTCGAAGAAAAGGAAACGCCCTGATGCTGTCACGTATGCTATATTGATGGAGGGTTTGTGCTCAATAGGGAAGTTTAATGAAGCGAAGAAGATGATGTTTGACATGGAGTATCAAGGTTGTAAGGCCTCCTTGAAAAATTATGGCGTTTTAATGAGTGATCTTGGAAGGAGGGGTATGGTTGAAGAAGCTAAAGCTATGTTTCTCGATATGAAGAGAAGACGAATTAGACCGGATGTAGTGATATAcaatatattgataaattatcTCTGCAAGGAAGGTAAAGCTTCTGAGGCTTACAAGCTTTTGGTGGAGATGCAAGTGAGAGGGATTGAACCGATTGCGGTTACTTATAGGACAATGGTTGATGGGTTTTGTCAACTTGGAAACTTTGAAGACGGTTTGAGGATTCTAAGCTTAATGTTGACGAACAAGCATTGCCCGCGGCTGGAAACGTTTTGCACATTGTTTGGTGGACTGGTTAGATGTGGGAAGCTAGAAGATGCTAGCTTTGTGTTAGAAGTGATGGATAAGAGGAAAATGAGATTTGATTTGGAGATTTGGAAGACAATGGTGAATGAATTTTGTGGTGGATCTGATGAAGAAGTTTCAGTTGGACTTGTGACTGAATTGATTGCTGGCTCTG GGAATGGAATAAAGTAG